TTTTAGGACACTGATTCGTCGTCCGCATCGACGACAACCCTTGACCTTGATTTCGGATTGCCTATAAAGAAATCTTTGTTGGTTGCTGACATCATCGACAGACTTGTTAGCCCTCCTCCAgtatcatggcaatggcattcTGCCAatcatttgtgaaatatgacctttgatcttCAACTGATAAAAATTGAATTACAAACAGACGCATTAAAGATAACGGTTCTGCATGTAAGAGGGTACACTTGACATCATCGGAGATATAAACAAGCTTAATCATGTTGTTGGGTTTTCATGTTGGTCATGATGGTATATTTGAGTACAAAATATCAATGGATATCAATTATTCAAGCATGGATATTGAGACTGTGCAGTTGTTCTGCATCCTACAAGATTTGATGTTTCGTTTAGACATTTGAGTCTTTCACCCCTACATCTGTAGGTATGAAATATAACAACTTAAAGCGAGGACCTTATCATTACCAATTGTTGTGTATTATGGGAACCACCACATGGACGTTCAATCTTGTAAGACCTGGCATCAAGCCAAACTATTATCATCAGGGCCTCGATTTGCCGAAGATTTTCCGGCGCGAAATCATCCTGCCACAATTTACATGTTCGTAACAGGATACATATCCTACATAAGGAGAGTTTCTTTATTAAATCACAAATATGAGCGTCTTTTTGGCGAGAATAGCCTGACAATAGTAGTTTAGAACGGTGGAAAGTTCCAAAACACACATCTGTATAACTGTACAAATAATTGCAGAGCATGTTAAATCAATATCATTATCTTTATCCAGATATCTTAAGGGGGatatacatatatttcataCTGGTCTGAACCATGTGGTACCGATGTTTCAGCTTGTCAATATTTGCTATTTTCCCTGGGTCTGTTGTATTAAAGTTGAAGCTTTACGCAATCACCAATTTGGAGATTTGTGGTGTGACAAACGACAGATGGTATTGGGCCGAGACGGTCAGTTGTTTACGACAGTCTTGACTCGGACAACTCAGACAAACTTTATATTTTACGCTAATCGCCCTTGATTCTAGTAATATCGAACAAACATGGAACTTCATGTCATCAATTGGATCTGAAGTTAATTGGATTGGGCGCACCGTGTATTTTATTTCACTAGTTCGCGTATTGGCGCTCAGTGCTTCCAATTAAAGATACGTGCGACCCCAAGTGAAAAAGTAACATGTCTTAATTGGTAACACCTTCTTTGTTTTTTccttgtttgttttcttgagaATCAATGTCATGAAAAGGGAGACAATTGTTTATTTATAGCTTGCATTTTCGGATCTCAACAATCCAACTACATTCTTGGTGTTGAGGATGCCCCAACTCTGACAGCCGAACTTATCATATCTTACATAACAGGTGTATTACGTCACACAAGGATGATGTGTGTGAAACCATCGCGATTCGTCGAGCCCAGACTAACCGTCAAGTCAGCGACCGCGAGCAGTGCGGCAAAGAAGGGGCGAGAAAACGATCACAGATGCAGCGACATACCGCCGGATATCCTGCGAGCACTGGACGCTGAAGTGGAAATGCTAACAACTCAATTGTAAGTACACAGCAATATGAAAATGCTTGTGCCAATGGACTTTGTGGTTTAGTTCTGCACGGTGGATGTAGGTTGTGTTCCAAGGACAGGTGTTTGGTGGTATCTCTGTCATATCGGCAGTGTTGTATGTGTGCGGCCATTCTAAGAGACAGTATCGCTTTATGGCTGGTTGAAAAGGTTCGATTTGTGTCCATTTTAAATGATTCGGGTGCGAAAACGAGTGTCAACCAAAAAAGACAAGGCGTAgcaaatgtaacaaaatggacCCTGATTGAGGGATTTCGTTCGGTTTATACGTTTAGAAATGACCAGCTTGAGATAGTTAAATGAGGCGACTGGGTATCACCGTCGTTGCCGCCAGGTATTTATCCTAAGGTAGGGACCAGAAGTAACTTTTAAAAAAGTCCAGATAGTATGATGTACTGTGATACGACCTTCCCCCACCTTGGCGTTGATTTGTCCACTTCTGAAGAAACTTGTACTGCTTCCACACCTAGACCTTGGTGGTCTGTAGGCTAGATTTCTTCGCATCAGCGGTTAATCAACGAAAATTAACACGTAAACGCCGATGTACATGCCTTTGGGATGTTGTTAAAACAGTATAGAATGTTGACTCGGTTGTTACATACTAAATGACGAGAAAGGCATTAGCAGTAGGCTCTTCATTGTGACATAAACGTTGGTCTCCACTTCTGAACTAAGGCTGAGAACAATCTAGTGGTGTTAAACCCTGGAGTATATATGTCGCTATTTATCGATCCAATTAAGACAGAAACTCGAGCCCAGATAATAGTCTTTCAAAGAAGCCTGCGATCAAACGTAACTTGTTTGATTTATGTTGTTGAAATGTGTGGTTTTAAAACCGAAAAAAGCAGATTCTTGAACTGTGCATTTCGAAACTTTACGATTACACAGCTCACTCAGACTAAATCCTTGGATATTTTTGTTACATGCTCACTGCTTAGACATACTTTAAAAACTCTACACTCGTTGTCCACGTAACGTTGTATGCAAACCCGCCGGCAGGGGGGTGTTTTACAGTCTCGGCGAAGCCcttataacaattttcacacaCGATTTCAACAACCCGTGACAAAGGACACTTGTTTGTTTGGAGTTGCCTTTTTTCCTAATGCATAGAATACATGCACATCAAGCCTTTTAATGCATTTAATTACTCGCCGAAACAAAAGAAAGCAAGTGTATGTCAGTCAAATAGTATCAATCTTTCATTTGTCTGAACGTCCTTCGCTGTTTTCCAATGCAGACCCTTGGGAATCGATCCATCGACTTTTGTGGAGTGTCTCGCCATTATTGGCCTGGATTTCACTTCAATTCAAGTGTCTATCTTTGGATTTGCTCGTCTCTGCCTCTCTATCCTTCTATTCAGATGAAAATCCTTTCCGTCTCAATGTCTGGTTTACATCCAAAGGCCAAGTTAAAGAATGTGTGTGTTTCCGTTGACATGTGTTCAGGAAATAGATTAGGTTGGGCGGACAGaaacttttttaattttattttcatggacACGACCCattaaaaaacttgaaaattgggCAAAATCATGCATGACTTTTTTCAAGCAGAAATAAAGATTTTGGTCGGAGACTTTTAGCCAGTGGTAGATAGGGTTACCGgaaaacatatatatttttttatttggcctaatcGCATGGAACTTAACCGAGATTAGTTGTGTGTTCCTgtaatatacacacacaaatccCAATGATGGACATGTACATTGCACAGTACGGTTGTTTGTTTTCGATTGTTTCACGATTTTCGATAATTGCAAACTTTTAACCGTCTTTTCTGAAGGaccgtgtatgtatgtatgtatgtatgtatgtatgtatgtatgtatgtatgtatgtatgtatgtatgtatgtatgtatgtatgtatgtatgtatgtatgtatgtatgtatgtatgtatgtatgtatgtatgtatgtatgtatgtatgtatgtatgtatgtatgtatgtatgtatgtatgaatgtatgtatgtatgtatgtatgtatgtatgtatgtatgtatgtatgtatgtatgtatgtatgtatgtatgtatgtatgtatgtatgtatgtatgtatgtatgtatgtatgtatgtatctatctatctatctatctatgtatctatgtatctatgtgtgaatgccactgtctgtctgtcggtctttCTGTCTATTTCTCTGCCGTTTTGCCGACATGTTTCTATATGTACGTCTATGCATATCTCTCTCagtatcaattttatttttaaaatgtgtacGTCTTCATCCATTATATCTTGGGAACCATGATCGCTCCGTGACTTATTAAATGAATGTGAAAGTTGTGAATCCTGTGCGCTCATGGTTGCACCTTACTTTCTTTTTCCTCACTTTTATTTCTCATTTATTTCAGGAAAACATTTTGTGACAATTCACCATTGACTTTGTCTGGTGAATTAACACcgatcactcatcgatcagatGGGACACCTGACAATCGTTCAATGTCTTCCATGGAAagccatgaacttgaaattctTCAAGAGAAGGACTTGTCGGAAATCACGGGACATGAGCGTCACTTCGATATCGACTTGGAAGTCGCCGAAATCACCGGGGCATTTAAACCTAACGGGTTCCGCCTCGGCAACATGGCGGCTAGATTCAAATCAGGTTACCTTATCGACATTGACGACGGATTTGACAGGTCGCTCCCGTTCCGCCATTTTAGGAATCGCTATGGAAATGCTTCGTCGCTTGTGAACACTCCCGTCGCCAAGGGATTTTTCCCAATCAAGGATAGCAAGTCATGCCGTAAAAAGTGTGAAGCCGTAACGAGCCCTGGGATCCTGAAACCGAAAGCCAAGAAAATTCTCTCTCCACTGCCCGTATCTTTGAAAGACAAAATGGCCGTGGATAAAATACTCTGTGATGGAACACATGATGGCACGACGTCGTCCATTGGTCATCTGAGCGCTTTGCCAAGTCATGTGACGCAAGGGAGCGACCATGATAGCGGACGCTCATCCGGACAATCCTCGGAAGAAAAAACATCCTTGGACGAGGAGCCCTACTCCATTTGTGACCACAAGAAGAAACCATCGCCAAAACTTGTGAGGAAACAGACGCGGCAAAAAAGGTCGTCTAAAGGCGCCAGGAAAGAAAACCTCGCGAGattttttaagtctttcaaaatTTCCTCGAACGCACAAGGCGAGAGAAGCCACGGGAGGACAGACTCACTGGACTCCTCAACTACATCGGAATTTGATAAGGAAACACATGCTTTGATTGATGACGTGGAACCAGGAACATCGGAATCACTTTTACCTCAGGAAATAACATGTCAGACGGAAGAAGAGAGGTATGACAAAATCATAGCCCTGTCGTCAAGGGCAAAGagggtgacctttaaccttacCCCTGACATCGAAAGGGCTGAAGAGGCAGACTATGAGAGTGACGGGTTCTTTtccgatgacgacgacgattcAAGTTCATGGACGGGCAGCACGTCATCGTATTCGTCATGGTCGTCGTCATGCTCGACGTGTTGTTGCTCTTGCTGTTCGTGTTCGTCGTGTTCGTCGTGTTACTCTGACCTCACTGTGACGACAATTCAATCCGACATGGACGACGAGGAAATATTTTTCCTGGAGGACGATTTTATCGCCGTAGATGAGGACGCACCGGACAACCAGATGATCCGCTACCATCCGGCGAAGGTGTACACCAGTAACCTGAACTGTGCCCTCAACGACGTAATTTACAGGAACGATAGCTTGGTAACCAAAAACACGTCGTTCATTCCTCCCGCCGTCAGGGCAGTCAAAGAACAAACACCGACGACAACCAGGAAAACAGTACGGGTATCGACTGTTTATCTGTAGAcgagaattgtaaaaaaaatattttcatccaTCATGTACATGTGACGTTCAGTATGTCTGTTATACAGACGTATTTCATAAAGCTGCAGCAAGACTCCACAACATTTGTGCACGTCACGGTCCCATGTCGACTCATTCCCGCCTTTTTCGTTTATTCAAATTCTAAGGAAATCGTTGCCACTTCAAGAACTTATAGTAAAAGTGAATTGTTATCTAACTGAAACAACCAGGATGAGTGTTCCAATTCAAAAAGAACGCAAAAAAACTATAAACGGACAAGAAATAATCGAGAAATGCGTGCGTAAATACAATTCAATTTCTAAACAATCAAAGATCATGGCGACTCAATGACAACATGTAAAACATACTATGGGCAGAATTACTGCAAATGTTTGTATCGTAAATCTCTCTGAATGAgaattttattctcgatttaCTCACGTGTatacgtatatatgtatatgtatatatgtatatctataCATATATCTATCGCTCACTTGTGTGCATAGATAATGCttaatatgtatatgtacatagaTATTGATTACgtagtgtatatatgtatatatgatcacaatgtaatatatatatatatatatatatatatatatatatatatatatatat
The Ptychodera flava strain L36383 chromosome 3 unlocalized genomic scaffold, AS_Pfla_20210202 Scaffold_25__1_contigs__length_14229661_pilon, whole genome shotgun sequence DNA segment above includes these coding regions:
- the LOC139125370 gene encoding uncharacterized protein, with the translated sequence MMCVKPSRFVEPRLTVKSATASSAAKKGRENDHRCSDIPPDILRALDAEVEMLTTQLKTFCDNSPLTLSGELTPITHRSDGTPDNRSMSSMESHELEILQEKDLSEITGHERHFDIDLEVAEITGAFKPNGFRLGNMAARFKSGYLIDIDDGFDRSLPFRHFRNRYGNASSLVNTPVAKGFFPIKDSKSCRKKCEAVTSPGILKPKAKKILSPLPVSLKDKMAVDKILCDGTHDGTTSSIGHLSALPSHVTQGSDHDSGRSSGQSSEEKTSLDEEPYSICDHKKKPSPKLVRKQTRQKRSSKGARKENLARFFKSFKISSNAQGERSHGRTDSLDSSTTSEFDKETHALIDDVEPGTSESLLPQEITCQTEEERYDKIIALSSRAKRVTFNLTPDIERAEEADYESDGFFSDDDDDSSSWTGSTSSYSSWSSSCSTCCCSCCSCSSCSSCYSDLTVTTIQSDMDDEEIFFLEDDFIAVDEDAPDNQMIRYHPAKVYTSNLNCALNDVIYRNDSLVTKNTSFIPPAVRAVKEQTPTTTRKTVRVSTVYL